From one Populus alba chromosome 17, ASM523922v2, whole genome shotgun sequence genomic stretch:
- the LOC118042743 gene encoding cytosolic sulfotransferase 5: MESANPEKIDYSFLPKEKFRGDDYLCQWNGFWFRQPFLEAAHQVLNRYKPLPTDTVLASYPKTGTTWLKALLYSIINRSSRDSILTNHPHMLVPTLEIQLYGPKTGSFDSFAGTANSSARILATHLPYQVISGTVNSTDCRVVYITRNPKDTLVSSWHFYPKSKEVKDPWSLEDAVEKFCNGVDNCGPYYDHVLGYWKESLERPNKVFFITYEELKSDTKTHVKRLAEFLGCPFDGSGKEEDVLDEIVSCCSFEKMSTYEANKSDDGHVGWLKFPLSSFFRQGGTGDHKNYLTPEMINRVDKITAEKFHGSGFMYGI, from the coding sequence ATGGAGAGTGCCAATCCAGAGAAAATTGATTATTCTTTCCTCCCAAAAGAAAAATTCCGAGGAGATGACTATCTATGCCAATGGAATGGTTTCTGGTTCAGGCAGCCGTTCCTGGAAGCAGCCCACCAGGTCTTGAATCGCTACAAGCCCCTCCCCACCGACACAGTCTTAGCTTCTTACCCCAAAACAGGCACAACATGGCTCAAAGCTTTGCTATATTCCATCATCAATCGCTCTTCAAGGGATTCCATCCTCACCAACCATCCCCATATGCTTGTTCCCACACTAGAGATACAGCTATACGGGCCAAAAACAGGGTCTTTTGATTCTTTTGCTGGCACTGCTAATTCCTCAGCCAGGATTTTGGCTACTCATCTGCCTTACCAGGTCATTTCTGGCACTGTCAATTCAACAGATTGTCGGGTTGTTTACATCACAAGAAATCCGAAGGACACCTTGGTATCATCGTGGcatttttatccaaaatcaaAGGAGGTTAAAGATCCATGGTCTCTAGAGGATGCAGTGGAGAAGTTCTGTAATGGTGTTGACAACTGTGGACCTTATTATGATCATGTTTTAGGTTACTGGAAAGAGAGCTTGGAGAGGCCTAACAAAGTCTTCTTTATCACTTATGAAGAACTGAAAAGTGACACCAAGACCCATGTCAAGAGGCTGGCTGAGTTCTTGGGGTGTCCATTTGACGGATCTGGTAAAGAAGAGGATGTTCTGGATGAGATTGTTAGCTGTTGTAGCTTTGAGAAAATGAGTACCTATGAGGCCAATAAGTCCGATGATGGCCATGTCGGCTGGCTTAAATTTCCACTCAGTTCTTTCTTTAGACAAGGAGGGACGGGAGATCACAAGAACTACTTAACTCCTGAGATGATAAACCGTGTTGACAAAATCACAGCAGAGAAGTTTCATGGATCTGGTTTTATGTATGGCATTTAG
- the LOC118042718 gene encoding uncharacterized protein isoform X2 has translation MPWFLIIFLLSCTFNNLSAEASHGRKLPSAVVVGTVFCDTCFQEDFSRNSHFISGASVAVECKDEESRIGFREEVKTDEHGEFKVHLPFSVSKHEKKIKRCSVKLVSSSEPYCAVASSATSSSLHLRSRRQGTHVFSAGFFTFKPEKQPILCNQKPSIENSREFSSREASLPSIDNPTFPPPLQDPATPDLPPLNQNYLPPLPVLPKLPPLPQLPPLPPLPGLPLLPPIIPGNTKKTKTSESFESTTLPDQKAVHHPNQFSFPTPPLFPPNPFQPPPLFPPNPFQPPPSPLFPFPPIPGLTPPPYPPPLFPPNPIQPPPSPLFPFPPIPGLTPHPPPPPPPFWLIPPLPPLPPLPPLIPGIPPASSSSQKTSP, from the exons ATGCCTTGGTTTCTCATAATATTCCTTCTTAGTTGCACATTTAATAACCTCTCAGCAGAAGCTAGCCATGGAAGGAAGCTTCCATCTGCAGTTGTTGTTGGCACTGTCTTCTGTGACACATGTTTCCAAGAGGATTTCTCGAGGAACAGTCACTTCATTTCAG GTGCATCTGTGGCGGTAGAATGCAAAGATGAGGAATCAAGGATAGGTTTTCGAGAAGAAGTGAAAACAGATGAGCATGGGGAATTCAAAGTTCATCTGCCTTTCTCAGTGAgcaaacatgaaaagaaaatcaagagatGTTCAGTGAAGTTGGTGAGCAGCAGCGAGCCTTATTGTGCTGTGGCGTCATCGGCAACTTCATCATCGCTCCATCTCAGGTCAAGAAGGCAAGGAACACATGTATTTTCAGCTGGTTTTTTCACTTTCAAGCCTGAAAAACAGCCAATCTTATGCAATCAAAAACCAAGTATTGAAAATTCCAGGGAATTCAGTTCCAGAGAAGCCTCTCTACCTTCTATTGATAACCCAACATTCCCACCTCCACTTCAAGACCCAGCAACACCTGATCTCCCTCCTTTGAACCAGAACTATCTTCCTCCTCTTCCTGTACTTCCAAAATTGCCACCATTACCACAACTCCCTCCTCTTCCACCTCTTCCAGGACTACCTTTACTTCCACCTATTATTCCAGGAAATACCAAAAAGACCAAAACTTCAGAATCTTTTGAAAGCACAACATTACCAGATCAGAAAGCAGTGCACCATCCTAATCAGTTTTCCTTTCCAACACCTCCACTATTTCCTCCTAACCCATTCCAGC CTCCTCCACTATTTCCTCCTAACCCATTCCAGCCTCCTCCATCACCATTGTTTCCATTCCCACCAATCCCTGGCCTAACTCCTCCTCCTTATCCTCCTCCACTATTTCCTCCTAACCCAATCCAGCCTCCTCCATCACCATTGTTTCCATTCCCGCCAATCCCTGGCCTAACTCCTcatcctcctccaccaccacctccctTCTGGCTTATTCCTCCTTTACCTCCTCTCCCTCCTTTACCTCCTCTCATCCCAGGAATCCCCCCAGCCTCTTCATCTTCACAGAAAACTTCTCCTTGA
- the LOC118042718 gene encoding uncharacterized protein isoform X1: protein MPWFLIIFLLSCTFNNLSAEASHGRKLPSAVVVGTVFCDTCFQEDFSRNSHFISGASVAVECKDEESRIGFREEVKTDEHGEFKVHLPFSVSKHEKKIKRCSVKLVSSSEPYCAVASSATSSSLHLRSRRQGTHVFSAGFFTFKPEKQPILCNQKPSIENSREFSSREASLPSIDNPTFPPPLQDPATPDLPPLNQNYLPPLPVLPKLPPLPQLPPLPPLPGLPLLPPIIPGNTKKTKTSESFESTTLPDQKAVHHPNQFSFPTPPLFPPNPFQPPPLFPPNPFQPPPLFPPNPFQPPPSPLFPFPPIPGLTPPPYPPPLFPPNPIQPPPSPLFPFPPIPGLTPHPPPPPPPFWLIPPLPPLPPLPPLIPGIPPASSSSQKTSP, encoded by the exons ATGCCTTGGTTTCTCATAATATTCCTTCTTAGTTGCACATTTAATAACCTCTCAGCAGAAGCTAGCCATGGAAGGAAGCTTCCATCTGCAGTTGTTGTTGGCACTGTCTTCTGTGACACATGTTTCCAAGAGGATTTCTCGAGGAACAGTCACTTCATTTCAG GTGCATCTGTGGCGGTAGAATGCAAAGATGAGGAATCAAGGATAGGTTTTCGAGAAGAAGTGAAAACAGATGAGCATGGGGAATTCAAAGTTCATCTGCCTTTCTCAGTGAgcaaacatgaaaagaaaatcaagagatGTTCAGTGAAGTTGGTGAGCAGCAGCGAGCCTTATTGTGCTGTGGCGTCATCGGCAACTTCATCATCGCTCCATCTCAGGTCAAGAAGGCAAGGAACACATGTATTTTCAGCTGGTTTTTTCACTTTCAAGCCTGAAAAACAGCCAATCTTATGCAATCAAAAACCAAGTATTGAAAATTCCAGGGAATTCAGTTCCAGAGAAGCCTCTCTACCTTCTATTGATAACCCAACATTCCCACCTCCACTTCAAGACCCAGCAACACCTGATCTCCCTCCTTTGAACCAGAACTATCTTCCTCCTCTTCCTGTACTTCCAAAATTGCCACCATTACCACAACTCCCTCCTCTTCCACCTCTTCCAGGACTACCTTTACTTCCACCTATTATTCCAGGAAATACCAAAAAGACCAAAACTTCAGAATCTTTTGAAAGCACAACATTACCAGATCAGAAAGCAGTGCACCATCCTAATCAGTTTTCCTTTCCAACACCTCCACTATTTCCTCCTAACCCATTCCAGCCTCCTCCACTATTTCCTCCTAACCCATTCCAGCCTCCTCCACTATTTCCTCCTAACCCATTCCAGCCTCCTCCATCACCATTGTTTCCATTCCCACCAATCCCTGGCCTAACTCCTCCTCCTTATCCTCCTCCACTATTTCCTCCTAACCCAATCCAGCCTCCTCCATCACCATTGTTTCCATTCCCGCCAATCCCTGGCCTAACTCCTcatcctcctccaccaccacctccctTCTGGCTTATTCCTCCTTTACCTCCTCTCCCTCCTTTACCTCCTCTCATCCCAGGAATCCCCCCAGCCTCTTCATCTTCACAGAAAACTTCTCCTTGA
- the LOC118042717 gene encoding cytosolic sulfotransferase 6: MENNGDSNEDYDPSLPAEKWCGDEQLYQWKGFWFRLQYLPGTRQVLDNFKPLPSDVILGSFPKTGTTWLKALLYSIINRSSRACLRTTHPHMLVPTLEVQLYGAQQQSPSTFASTSSPARILATHLPHQLLADTVKPSDCRMVYVTRNPKDTLASFWQFVLKSRSYEEPWPLEVAVEKFCSGVVPFGPYYDHVLGYWKESLERPEKVFFITYEELKDDTRTHVKRLADFLGCPFNGDGEEEVLEEIVTGCSFEKLSNYEVNKSSEHSQWMKLPFSSFFRKGDVGDHRNYLNGEMVERIDTITAEKFHESGFMYGMN, translated from the coding sequence ATGGAGAATAATGGAGATTCAAACGAGGACTATGATCCATCACTACCAGCGGAAAAATGGTGCGGAGATGAACAACTGTATCAATGGAAGGGCTTTTGGTTCAGACTCCAATACCTGCCAGGAACTCGACAGGTTCTTGACAACTTCAAGCCTCTTCCTAGTGATGTTATCTTAGGTTCTTTCCCAAAAACTGGAACAACTTGGCTCAAAGCTCTCTTATATTCCATCATCAATCGCTCCTCTAGAGCCTGTTTGAGAACCACTCATCCTCACATGCTTGTACCAACATTAGAAGTACAATTATATGGAGCACAGCAACAATCTCCTAGTACCTTTGCCAGCACTAGTTCACCAGCCAGGATTTTGGCAACTCATCTGCCTCACCAACTCTTGGCCGACACTGTCAAACCATCAGATTGTCGCATGGTTTATGTTACTCGAAACCCCAAGGACACCCTCGCATCATTCTGGCAATTTGTGTTGAAGTCTAGGAGTTATGAAGAGCCATGGCCTTTGGAGGTGGCTGTCGAGAAGTTTTGTAGTGGGGTGGTTCCTTTTGGACCTTACTATGATCATGTCCTGGGGTACTGGAAGGAGAGCTTGGAGAGGCCAGAGAAGGTGTTTTTCATTACTTATGAAGAACTCAAAGATGACACCAGGACTCATGTCAAGAGACTAGCAGATTTCTTGGGGTGTCCCTTTAATGGTGATGGTGAGGAAGAGGTCCTGGAAGAGATAGTGACAGGCTGTAGCTTTGAGAAACTGAGCAACTATGAGGTCAACAAGTCCAGTGAGCATTCACAATGGATGAAGTTGCCTTTTAGTTCCTTCTTTAGGAAAGGAGATGTCGGGGATCATAGGAATTATCTGAACGGCGAAATGGTGGAACGCATTGACACCATTACTGCTGAGAAATTTCACGAGTCAGGTTTCATGTATGGAATGAATTAG